The Chryseobacterium sp. LJ668 genome segment ACAAGGTGAGAATTGAAGATAAAGATTATATTTTGGAAGGTCAGAATGTGGTTCAGAATCAAAATACAAATATTGTTGATATCAATGGTCCCACAGATATTACGAATAGGAAAAATCCAAAGAATCACATTTTTACGGAAAAAGGGACGCATAATTTGAATACCAAAGAATCTTTTCTGAATAAAAACTCAAGGATTTATTATAATGACAAAATTCTTACAGGAGATGCAATGTATTACAACCAGCTTAGCGGCTTCGGTACGGCGACCGGAAATGTAACCTTAGATGATCCTCTGGAAAAAAGATATCTGAAAGGCGGATACGGAGAAATTTTTGAAAAGAAAGATTCTGCAATGATGACCAAAGGTCCTTACGCAGTAAAAATTCTTGAAAAAGATTCAATTTATTTTGCTTCCGAAAAGATACTATCCTATCAAAAGCTCGATTCCTTAAAGATTAAAAAAAGCTATTTGAGAGCTTTTAAAAAAGCGAGAATTTACAAATCAGATGCACAGGGAAGAGCAGATTCTATTGCATTCAACGAAACCGACGGGATCATGCACATGTATACCAACCCAATCTTGTGGAGTGGAGAAAAACAGGTAACCGGTGATAAAATCGAAGCTTACTTTAATACTCAAACTGAAAATATAGATTCCCTTAAAGTGATCGGAAATGGTTTTGCCATCAGTAAAGCAGATTCTCTGAACATGAAAGATGAGTTTAACCAAGTGAAAGGTAAGCTGATGACCGTTTATTACGAAGGTAAAAACATCAAAGAAGTAAAAGTAATCGGAAATGCGCAGGCAATCACCTATGCAGATGATGTCAATGAAAAAACCAAAGAAAAAGAAAGGGTAGGAATTACATTGTCATCATGCGGTATTATCGGTGCATACTTTGAAGAACAGGCTTTGCAGATTGTTTCCTGCAGCATTGGTGCAGTATCTTCCACCTATCCAATGAGTAAAATAGGGCCCGATAAAAAGAAGTTCCCAGACTATAACTGGAATACCAAAGATCGGATCAGGAAATGGCAGGATATTCTCGTCGATTCTCCCAATTATGAAGAGATCAAATACGAATCCGGAGATGCGCTCTTCAATCAGGCTCAGGAAATCATCGATAAACAAAAAGCCGCAGAAGAAGCTAAAAAGCCGAAAAGGGTTAGAAAATAAAACTAAAAGACCAGTTGTAAAGCTGGTCTTTTACTATGCAAAAATTTCAGACTTTACCAAATCTTTTTTAGCTTTGCCTAAATTTCATACATAGAAATGCAAAAAGATTTTTTTAAATATCAGGCACAAACCACACAGTTTGCAGCTGGTTTTGAAGTAGAAAAAGCGCAGGGAAGCTATATTTTCGGAAAAGACGGCAGAAAATACCTTGATTTCGTAGCGGGAGTTTCTGCAAATACTTTAGGTCACTCTCATCCCAAGATCATCAATGCCATCAAACAACAGGCAGACAAATATCTTCACGTAATGGTGTATGGAGAATATGCGCAGGAAAAGCCTGTGGAATTATGCAGACTGTTAGCTGAGGCAACACCCGAACCTTTAGAAATCACCTATCTGGTCAACAGTGGAGCAGAAGCCATAGACGGAAGTTTAAAATTGGCCAAAAGATATACAGGAAGAGAAGAAATCGTTTCCTTTAAAAATTCTTACCACGGAAATACACACGGAGCTTTAAGCGTTTCCGGAAACGAATTCCATAAAAGAGAATTTCGTCCGTTACTACCGATGGTTTCCTTCATTGAATTTAATAACGAAAATGATTTCAGTAAAATTACAGAGAAAACAGCATGCGTAATTCTTGAAACCATTCAGGGAGCTGCAGGATTTTTAGTTCCAAACGATGATTATTTAATTAAATTAAAGAAAAGGTGTGAAGAAGTGGGTACTCTCTTAATTTTGGATGAAATTCAGCCAGGATTTGGAAGAACAGGAAAGCTATTTTCATTTGAACATTTCGGCATCGTTCCTGATATTCTGATTATGGGAAAAGGAATGGGCGGCGGAGTTCCCGTGGGAGCTTTTATGAGTTCAAGAAAAATCATGGAAACTCTTTCGCATTCACCAAAGTTGGGTCATATCACTACTTTTGGCGGAAATCCCTTGATTGCAGCAGCTTCTCATGCAACTTTGAAAGAAGTTTTAGAAAGCGGATTGATGAATGAAGTAGCTGAAAAAGAAGAATTGTTCAGAAAACTCTTAGTACATCCCAAAATTAAAAACATCAACGGCAAAGGTTTGATGTTGGCCGTCAATCTTGGTACTCCCGATTACACATTAGATGTAGCCAAAAGATGTATGGAGAAAGGTTTGATTGTATTCTGGCAACTCTACAGAAACGAATATCTGAGAATATCACCGCCACTGACGATATCAAAAGATGAAATCTCTGAAGGCTGTCAGATTATTCTTAATGTATTAAATGAAAACTGAGATATTTTTTTAGTAGAAACCTCTTACAAAAAAGAGGTTTTTTTATACCATCCCATGAAATTAAAAACAAAAACTCAAACAGAAGATTTTAAATTTATTTTTCTGATAAATATCATTCATATTGCATAAAAATCTATTTAGTTTTTTGTGTAATAAAAAAATTAATTTATATATTGCGTGACGTTAAAAATAAGTTATATGGCGAAACATAAAGTCCATTACGAATTCCCAATGCATTGTCTTTCAGAGATTTTGTATGAATATTTGGCTAGTGCTGAGGGTTTATCCGAGTGGTTTGCAGATGATGTGATAGAAAAAGGTGACGATTTCTATTTTAGTTGGGGTGGAGGTTCTGAAGAAAAAGCGACTTTGATCAGGTATAAGCCTGAAGGTTTCGTCCGCTTCCGATGGGAAGAAGATGAAGGTACCAAAAACTTCTTTGAAATGACCATTACTATTGATGATATTACAGAAGATTTAGCTCTTAATATTACAGATTTTTGTGAAGAAGGCGACGAAGAAGAAAATGCTTTGTATTGGGAAAACCTGATCGAAAACCTTAGAATAAAATTAGGTGCTGCTTAATCTGGGCGGTACTGACTTAATGGTAAAACTGATGGACGATTTATCGTTCATTGTTTTTTTATAAACTATCATATTTTGAATAATACTTATTTTACTTCAGAAGAGCTCAAGCTGCAAAACAGAGCATTTCTTTTCGGAGATGCTGTGAAAGTTTCATTTTTTGTAAGAAATTCTCAATTGATCATGGATGAAGAATGTTATTTCTTCCTGATGGCTTCTATGCGAAAAATGAGAATGAATATTCCTTTAAAATATACCCTGGAATTTTTTCAGAATCTCTTTAATGAAAAAATAATTCGTGAAAAAAATGTAAAAAACGGAATTATCAATTTTCTGGTGTACAGAAATTTTGACGGAATGACATTATCCAAATCTACAATCTCCTACTTCTTTGAAGTTGATGAGACGGATGATATTTTGAATGTGCATCCGCGATTTTTAGAATTAGATATAATTAAAGAAATCAACGTCAATAATAATCTTTTGAGCAACATCAGAGTTCATTGCCCAGAAAATATCTATGCCGGTATTTACGCTCAGGAAAATGATCTGGATGATGTTATTCTTTTAAATCCAAACAAGAGAATCGCCCGTTCTACTTCGGGAAATCTTCTGTTTTTAGAAGGAGATATCATTAAAGTTCCGAAACATTCTGAAGGTGCATACATCTCACCGCTGCTGGAAAATTTTGTCACTTATTTACATAAAAATAATCTGGCAGATATTCAGGAACATGAAATTATTGCTTTTGAATCTCAGAAGGCTGAAGAAATCTTAATGATCTCAGACGAGAAAGGAATTTTCTCAGTAGGAAAGATCAGAAATAAAACATTTGAAAATACACGCTTTCTCACATTGGTACAAGGTTGGAAGAACAGTTTTTCAAACTAAATTGACAAACCCGGTAAACAACAATGACGTCCTTTACCGGGTTTTATTCTGATACTTATTGATTGTGTTTTTTTGATAACGTAAAAATACAGAAAAATAGTATGCGATGAATATTAATTGCTCATAGTTTTGTTATTCAATTTAATGAAATATCCTCCGGAGCATTGGCCCAAAGAAGATATTCACCACCAAGATTCTGCATGATTGATTTCCAGAGCGTTTGATCATTCGGTAAAGTATAATCAAGATTGTAAACGTCCACTACCGTCCACATTTTTCTTTTTACTTCATTATCCAATTGAAGTGCTCCCCAACCAGAATAACCTGAAAATATTTTTACATCTTCAATACGCAATTCGTTACTAAGAACTGAGTTGATAACGGTTTCAATATCTTCCGTAACGTAAAATTCATCATTTATTTCGGTATACGTTTCAGCTACTTTTTTACCTTTGATAATGAAAAATACCTTTTCATTTTCTACAGGTCCTCCATCATACACTTCTATTTTAAAATCAAAGAAATTTTTGAATCGGTTACTCATTTTAGAATTTTTCTTATTCAGGATCAAACCAAAGGCAGCATTCTCATTGTGTTCAATGATAAGCACCACTGATCTTGAAAAAATGTCTCCGGAAATATCAGGTGTGGAAATTAATATTTTACCTTTGTATGAGTAATTCATACTCAAATTTAATAAAAATTATTTATGGAAAACCTTCACGATAAGAGAAAAATTTACGAAAAATCTCAACTTATTGAAAGTGAGATTAAAGAAAATCCGATAGAGCAATTCAGAGACTGGTTTTTGGATGCGTCATCAAATCCGACTGTTTCTGAAGCCAATGCAATGGCGGTCTCTACTCTGGAAGAGGATGGCTGCCCGAGAACGAGAATGGTTTTGCTTAAAGAATATACGTATGAAGGTTTTATTTTTTATACCAATTATAACAGCAGAAAAGGCAGATCAATTGAAAAAACACATAAGGCGTGTCTTCACTTCTTTTGGCCGGGTTTAGAAAGACAGATTATCATTAAAGCTGATCTTGAAAAAATCGCTGAGAACCTCAGTGACGGTTATTTTCATTCCAGGCCGAAAGGAAGTCAGTTGGGAGCTGTTGTTTCTCCGCAAAGTGAAGTAATTCCAAATAGAGAGTTTTTAGAAGTAAAGTTAAAGGAACTGGAGTCTCAGTTTGAAAACTCTGAAATCCCAAGACCCGAAAACTGGGGTGGCTATATTGCAAAACCTTACGAAATAGAATTCTGGCAAGGTAGGCCCAACAGATTGCATGACAGAATTATTTATCAGCTAAATAATCTGGATTGGAAAATTTCACGACTTGCCCCATAAATAAAAAAACCTCACCGAAAGATGAGGTTTACATTTTACAATCAGGTTGATTATTTTTTCTTAACACCTGAAACTGCAGTAGCCAAATCAGCTCCAGCTTTAAATTTAGCAACCGTTTTAGCAGCAATTTTAATTGGTTTTTTAGTTGCAGGGTTGATACCTTGTCTTGCAGCTCTTTCAGATACTGAAAAAGTACCAAAACCTACTAGAGACACTTTTCCGTCTTTTGCTTTTAGAGTAGTTGTTACATTAGAGATAAATGATTCCAGAGCAGCTTTAGCAGCAACCTTAGTAATACCTGCGTCCTTAGCGATTGCATCGATTAATTCAGACTTGTTCATAATTTTTATATTAAAAGTTAGTTAGTAATTGTAGCAAATATAAAACAATTTTCAAATTGTGCAAATTTTTTCGAAAAACTTGTGAATATTTTTTAATTATTCCTAAAACAATCAAAATATCATAATTTAAATTTTGCCGAAAATCCATGTTTCGAGATACTAAAATCATGCCAGTTCCGTATGTCTATTGACTTCCTGAAATATTTGATATAGAATATTATATTTATTAAATCCTGAATTTGCTATCAACTTTTGATCTTTTTATCAATATCTTTATTAAGTTGCTAAAAAGATCACTATAATATTGTCTTGCAAAGAAGTAATTGATTGTTTTTGTGATACTTCGAAAATTCATTTAAAAATCATTTTATTAAATATTATTAATAAATTTGCATTATGTTAATAGAAGTATTTAAATCTAAGATTCATAGGGTACGTGTGACAGCCTCAGACCTTAACTATATAGGAAGTATCACCATAGATGAAGATCTCATCGATGCAGCAGGATTGGTAGTGGGAGAAAGAGTTTACATTGTGAATGTAAACAATGGTGAGCGTTTTGACACTTACATCATCAAAGGTAAGAGAAAATCTGGCGAAGTATGTCTTAATGGCCCTGCAGCAAGAAAGGTGCAGCGCGATGACATCATTATCGTGATTGCTTATGCACAGATGACTCCGGAAGAGGCAAGAGATTTTCAGCCGAAAATTGTTTTCCCGGATGAGAAAACCAACCTTCTTACCTAATTTATGGAAAATAAAACCAATAACCCTCTTAAATCAATTCTTACAATCATTATCTCGCTTGCATTTGCAGGCTTTTTTCTATGGTTGGCATTACGAGGTTTTGATTTTCCCACCATTCAGAAATCTTTAGCAAAAGCCAATTATCTTTGGGTTGTTTTTGCATCTGTTTTTGGT includes the following:
- the pdxH gene encoding pyridoxamine 5'-phosphate oxidase, which translates into the protein MENLHDKRKIYEKSQLIESEIKENPIEQFRDWFLDASSNPTVSEANAMAVSTLEEDGCPRTRMVLLKEYTYEGFIFYTNYNSRKGRSIEKTHKACLHFFWPGLERQIIIKADLEKIAENLSDGYFHSRPKGSQLGAVVSPQSEVIPNREFLEVKLKELESQFENSEIPRPENWGGYIAKPYEIEFWQGRPNRLHDRIIYQLNNLDWKISRLAP
- a CDS encoding aspartate aminotransferase family protein — protein: MQKDFFKYQAQTTQFAAGFEVEKAQGSYIFGKDGRKYLDFVAGVSANTLGHSHPKIINAIKQQADKYLHVMVYGEYAQEKPVELCRLLAEATPEPLEITYLVNSGAEAIDGSLKLAKRYTGREEIVSFKNSYHGNTHGALSVSGNEFHKREFRPLLPMVSFIEFNNENDFSKITEKTACVILETIQGAAGFLVPNDDYLIKLKKRCEEVGTLLILDEIQPGFGRTGKLFSFEHFGIVPDILIMGKGMGGGVPVGAFMSSRKIMETLSHSPKLGHITTFGGNPLIAAASHATLKEVLESGLMNEVAEKEELFRKLLVHPKIKNINGKGLMLAVNLGTPDYTLDVAKRCMEKGLIVFWQLYRNEYLRISPPLTISKDEISEGCQIILNVLNEN
- the panD gene encoding aspartate 1-decarboxylase; translation: MLIEVFKSKIHRVRVTASDLNYIGSITIDEDLIDAAGLVVGERVYIVNVNNGERFDTYIIKGKRKSGEVCLNGPAARKVQRDDIIIVIAYAQMTPEEARDFQPKIVFPDEKTNLLT
- a CDS encoding HU family DNA-binding protein; amino-acid sequence: MNKSELIDAIAKDAGITKVAAKAALESFISNVTTTLKAKDGKVSLVGFGTFSVSERAARQGINPATKKPIKIAAKTVAKFKAGADLATAVSGVKKK
- a CDS encoding OstA-like protein — translated: MKVFFFLFLLFSTFTFAQDTPKPVQRDPFLQNPVKNQPQKSNTNNKVKIIHADEIIKDPKKYDGNQYLKGNVVIEHQGSVLTADEVVLYDQENFVKAIGNTKLQNTDGSIITASEMEYDGNTQKGVARKNVILTDPKGTVIKTETMYYDRVSNLAYYNTGGTINDGKSTTYSKSATYNLAARTISLTDKVRIEDKDYILEGQNVVQNQNTNIVDINGPTDITNRKNPKNHIFTEKGTHNLNTKESFLNKNSRIYYNDKILTGDAMYYNQLSGFGTATGNVTLDDPLEKRYLKGGYGEIFEKKDSAMMTKGPYAVKILEKDSIYFASEKILSYQKLDSLKIKKSYLRAFKKARIYKSDAQGRADSIAFNETDGIMHMYTNPILWSGEKQVTGDKIEAYFNTQTENIDSLKVIGNGFAISKADSLNMKDEFNQVKGKLMTVYYEGKNIKEVKVIGNAQAITYADDVNEKTKEKERVGITLSSCGIIGAYFEEQALQIVSCSIGAVSSTYPMSKIGPDKKKFPDYNWNTKDRIRKWQDILVDSPNYEEIKYESGDALFNQAQEIIDKQKAAEEAKKPKRVRK
- a CDS encoding aminotransferase class IV produces the protein MNNTYFTSEELKLQNRAFLFGDAVKVSFFVRNSQLIMDEECYFFLMASMRKMRMNIPLKYTLEFFQNLFNEKIIREKNVKNGIINFLVYRNFDGMTLSKSTISYFFEVDETDDILNVHPRFLELDIIKEINVNNNLLSNIRVHCPENIYAGIYAQENDLDDVILLNPNKRIARSTSGNLLFLEGDIIKVPKHSEGAYISPLLENFVTYLHKNNLADIQEHEIIAFESQKAEEILMISDEKGIFSVGKIRNKTFENTRFLTLVQGWKNSFSN
- a CDS encoding START-like domain-containing protein produces the protein MAKHKVHYEFPMHCLSEILYEYLASAEGLSEWFADDVIEKGDDFYFSWGGGSEEKATLIRYKPEGFVRFRWEEDEGTKNFFEMTITIDDITEDLALNITDFCEEGDEEENALYWENLIENLRIKLGAA
- a CDS encoding YqgE/AlgH family protein → MNYSYKGKILISTPDISGDIFSRSVVLIIEHNENAAFGLILNKKNSKMSNRFKNFFDFKIEVYDGGPVENEKVFFIIKGKKVAETYTEINDEFYVTEDIETVINSVLSNELRIEDVKIFSGYSGWGALQLDNEVKRKMWTVVDVYNLDYTLPNDQTLWKSIMQNLGGEYLLWANAPEDISLN